The Microbacterium paraoxydans genome includes a window with the following:
- a CDS encoding carbohydrate ABC transporter permease, whose amino-acid sequence MSQTTESSNLAGAATGRPRTPDAGTAVRGRPGGRDLLQALPWIAPALVLIIGVVLFPAGVMFFNSTRDISLSGLDKGSVGFDNFVTVFTFPEFWPIFVRTIVWVVSVVLFTVVISLGLAQILNKAFPGRQLVRMAVIVPWAASVVMTTMVFYYSLEPYFGVFNKFLYDIGLSDDAVGYGWTKNPTTAFAWSIVIAVFVSLPFTTYTILAGLQSVPADAIEAAKMDGAGAARTYWSIVLPQLRSALAVAILINIINVFNSLPILKVMTGSIPGYGADTIMTLIFKYIELQKKVDVASALSVVAFLIVIAIVAAYVKIVKPMKEV is encoded by the coding sequence ATGAGCCAGACGACAGAATCCTCGAACCTCGCGGGGGCGGCCACCGGCCGCCCCCGCACCCCGGACGCCGGGACGGCCGTGCGCGGTCGCCCCGGCGGGCGGGACCTCCTGCAGGCGCTGCCGTGGATCGCCCCCGCGCTGGTGCTCATCATCGGCGTGGTGCTGTTCCCCGCCGGCGTCATGTTCTTCAACTCCACCCGCGACATCTCGCTCTCGGGCCTGGACAAGGGCTCGGTCGGCTTCGACAACTTCGTGACCGTCTTCACGTTCCCGGAGTTCTGGCCGATCTTCGTCCGCACGATCGTGTGGGTCGTGTCGGTCGTGCTGTTCACGGTCGTCATCTCGCTCGGACTCGCGCAGATCCTCAACAAGGCGTTCCCGGGGCGCCAGCTCGTGCGGATGGCGGTCATCGTGCCGTGGGCCGCGTCCGTGGTGATGACCACGATGGTCTTCTACTACAGCCTCGAGCCGTACTTCGGGGTCTTCAACAAGTTCCTCTACGACATCGGGCTCTCCGACGACGCGGTGGGCTACGGCTGGACGAAGAACCCGACGACGGCGTTCGCCTGGTCGATCGTCATCGCGGTGTTCGTGTCGCTGCCCTTCACGACCTACACGATCCTCGCGGGGCTGCAGTCCGTCCCCGCCGACGCGATCGAGGCGGCCAAGATGGACGGCGCCGGAGCGGCCCGCACCTACTGGTCGATCGTCCTGCCGCAGCTGCGGAGCGCCCTCGCCGTGGCGATCCTCATCAACATCATCAACGTCTTCAACTCGCTGCCGATCCTCAAGGTGATGACCGGGTCGATCCCGGGCTACGGCGCCGACACGATCATGACGCTCATCTTCAAGTACATCGAGCTGCAGAAGAAGGTCGACGTCGCGAGCGCCCTGTCGGTCGTGGCCTTCCTCATCGTGATCGCGATCGTCGCGGCCTACGTCAAGATCGTCAAGCCCATGAAGGAGGTCTGA
- a CDS encoding extracellular solute-binding protein, with the protein MNKSRRYGAAAVAAVATLSLASCGFGGSGGDSGGGDDASTLDLLVPSYSDATKGLWEDVIDGFTKDNPDITVNLEVQSWDNLEKVISTKVQAGEAPDIYNGGPFAGFVEDELLYPVEEVVSDDVYSDFQDSFLANAEVDGTAYALPMIASARALFVNNDLLSQAGVEAPTDWDSLLDAATKVSGLGGGVAGYGMPLGSEEAQAEAAVWLWGGGGSFGDASEITIDTPENLVGAEQIKKMIDAGATQADPGSTQRSPLMDIFIQGKIGMQVGLPPTVGQIADNNPDLDYSIVPIPTEDGSPFTLGVMDQLMAFENDGDKQEAITKFLDYFYSPEVYVPWVQAEGFLPVTKSGAEELSGEEALKPFLDVLPDAQFYPSTNPKWSAADGAFKSLFGQIQDQPAADVLKQIQDQVDAG; encoded by the coding sequence ATGAACAAGTCACGGCGATACGGGGCCGCAGCGGTCGCGGCCGTCGCCACGCTGTCGCTCGCATCCTGCGGTTTCGGTGGATCGGGAGGAGACAGCGGCGGCGGCGACGACGCCAGCACGCTCGACCTGCTCGTCCCCAGCTACTCCGACGCCACGAAGGGTCTCTGGGAAGACGTCATCGACGGTTTCACGAAGGACAACCCCGACATCACCGTCAACCTCGAGGTGCAGTCGTGGGACAACCTCGAGAAGGTCATCTCCACGAAGGTCCAGGCCGGCGAGGCGCCCGACATCTACAACGGCGGCCCCTTCGCGGGCTTCGTCGAGGACGAGCTGCTCTACCCGGTCGAGGAGGTCGTGTCGGACGACGTCTACTCCGACTTCCAGGACTCCTTCCTCGCCAACGCCGAGGTCGACGGCACCGCCTACGCCCTGCCGATGATCGCCTCCGCGCGTGCCCTGTTCGTCAACAACGACCTCCTGTCCCAGGCGGGCGTCGAGGCGCCGACCGACTGGGACTCCCTGCTCGACGCGGCGACCAAGGTGTCCGGGCTCGGCGGCGGTGTCGCGGGCTACGGCATGCCGCTCGGCTCGGAGGAGGCGCAGGCCGAGGCCGCCGTCTGGCTCTGGGGCGGCGGTGGATCCTTCGGCGACGCGTCGGAGATCACCATCGACACCCCGGAGAACCTCGTCGGCGCCGAGCAGATCAAGAAGATGATCGACGCCGGGGCGACCCAGGCCGACCCCGGCTCCACGCAGCGCTCCCCGCTGATGGACATCTTCATCCAGGGCAAGATCGGCATGCAGGTCGGCCTGCCGCCGACGGTCGGCCAGATCGCCGACAACAACCCGGACCTCGACTACTCGATCGTCCCGATCCCGACCGAGGACGGCTCGCCGTTCACCCTCGGCGTCATGGACCAGCTCATGGCGTTCGAGAACGACGGCGACAAGCAGGAGGCGATCACGAAGTTCCTCGACTACTTCTACTCGCCCGAGGTCTACGTGCCGTGGGTGCAGGCGGAGGGCTTCCTCCCCGTCACGAAGTCCGGCGCCGAGGAGCTGTCCGGCGAGGAGGCCCTCAAGCCGTTCCTCGACGTGCTGCCCGACGCGCAGTTCTACCCGTCGACCAACCCGAAGTGGTCGGCAGCGGACGGCGCCTTCAAGTCGCTGTTCGGACAGATCCAGGATCAGCCGGCCGCCGATGTGCTGAAGCAGATCCAGGACCAGGTGGACGCGGGCTGA
- a CDS encoding SIS domain-containing protein: MTDSLPGAHMREELRSQPQMWATAAELTAEQALLPTRGARVAVVGCGTSWFMAQSYAALRESSGHGETDAFAASEAFIDRGYDAVVALTRSGTTTEVLELVDRIKARTRTIGVIGDPDSPLVSLVDDAVLLPFADEQSVVQTRFATTALALFRASLGEDLSGAIADATTVLAEEGDDTELRDAEQYTFLGRGWTIGLAHEAALKLRESSQSWTEAYPSMDYRHGPIAIAAPGRVTWQFGEAPEGLAAEVRATGARFEHRAIDPLADLVRLHRTALDRAVARGLDPDQPRNLTRSVILDA; encoded by the coding sequence ATGACCGATTCGCTGCCCGGCGCGCACATGCGCGAAGAGCTCCGCTCCCAGCCGCAGATGTGGGCCACCGCCGCCGAGCTCACCGCCGAGCAGGCCCTCCTGCCGACCCGCGGGGCACGGGTCGCGGTCGTCGGCTGCGGCACCTCGTGGTTCATGGCCCAGTCGTACGCCGCGCTGCGCGAATCGTCCGGCCATGGCGAGACCGATGCCTTCGCGGCGTCCGAGGCCTTCATCGACCGCGGCTACGACGCGGTCGTCGCCCTCACCCGCTCCGGCACCACGACCGAGGTGCTGGAACTCGTCGACCGCATCAAGGCGCGCACCCGCACGATCGGCGTGATCGGCGACCCCGACTCCCCGCTCGTCTCGCTCGTCGACGACGCGGTGCTGCTGCCGTTCGCCGACGAGCAGTCGGTCGTGCAGACGCGCTTCGCCACGACCGCGCTTGCCCTCTTCCGCGCGTCGCTGGGCGAAGACCTCTCCGGAGCCATCGCCGACGCCACCACCGTGCTCGCCGAGGAGGGCGACGACACCGAGCTGCGCGACGCCGAGCAGTACACGTTCCTCGGGCGGGGCTGGACGATCGGCCTGGCCCACGAGGCCGCCCTGAAGCTGCGCGAGTCCTCGCAGTCGTGGACCGAGGCGTACCCGTCGATGGACTACCGTCACGGTCCGATCGCCATCGCCGCGCCGGGCCGGGTGACGTGGCAGTTCGGAGAGGCACCGGAAGGCCTGGCCGCGGAGGTGCGCGCCACGGGCGCCCGTTTCGAGCACCGGGCTATCGACCCGCTCGCCGACCTCGTGCGCCTGCACCGGACGGCCCTCGACCGTGCCGTGGCCCGCGGGCTCGACCCCGACCAGCCGCGCAACCTCACGCGATCCGTCATCCTGGATGCATGA
- a CDS encoding ROK family protein: protein MTPNDAADAIPDVARDEAGEKLAAVRTLGAGSPVLAFDVGGTDIKSALFDAEGRALGLRRTPTPTADGDRTPALLDRLQVLAAHLRDEHPDVTPRAAGLVVPGIVDAAAGVGVFASNMGWRDAPLRALAAERLGLPVAFDHDVRAASWAEHELGGARAYDDAVILVIGTGIAGALLVGGRPYTAGGYAGEIGHSPIADGPVCPCGARGCLEAVASAGAIARRYREATGTTPDGAKDVIARAAAGDRVAADIWDSALDALTLSLAQLTAVVAPEAVVIGGGLSRAGGALFDELRTRLAARLSFHRLPALVPAELSGNAGLIGAALRARELA, encoded by the coding sequence ATGACCCCGAACGACGCCGCGGACGCGATCCCCGACGTCGCGAGGGACGAGGCCGGCGAGAAGCTCGCCGCGGTGCGCACGCTCGGCGCCGGGTCGCCCGTCCTGGCCTTCGACGTCGGCGGGACGGACATCAAGTCGGCGCTGTTCGACGCGGAAGGGCGGGCGCTCGGCCTCCGTCGCACGCCCACCCCCACGGCCGACGGCGACCGCACCCCCGCGCTGCTCGACCGGCTGCAGGTGCTCGCCGCGCACCTCCGCGACGAGCATCCCGACGTGACGCCGCGCGCCGCCGGGCTCGTGGTGCCGGGGATCGTCGACGCGGCCGCCGGGGTCGGCGTCTTCGCGAGCAACATGGGCTGGCGGGACGCGCCGCTGCGCGCGCTCGCCGCGGAACGTCTCGGCCTTCCCGTCGCGTTCGACCACGACGTGCGCGCCGCGAGCTGGGCCGAGCACGAGCTGGGCGGCGCGCGGGCCTACGACGACGCGGTGATCCTCGTGATCGGCACCGGCATCGCCGGCGCCCTGCTCGTCGGCGGCCGCCCCTACACGGCCGGGGGCTACGCCGGCGAGATCGGGCACTCGCCGATCGCCGACGGACCGGTGTGCCCGTGCGGTGCCCGCGGCTGTCTGGAGGCCGTCGCCTCGGCGGGCGCCATCGCGCGCCGCTACCGGGAGGCCACGGGGACGACCCCGGACGGCGCCAAGGACGTCATCGCCCGAGCGGCCGCCGGGGATCGGGTCGCCGCCGACATCTGGGACTCGGCTCTGGACGCGCTCACCCTGTCGCTCGCGCAGCTGACCGCCGTGGTCGCCCCCGAGGCCGTGGTGATCGGCGGCGGACTGTCGCGGGCGGGCGGCGCGCTCTTCGACGAGCTGCGCACCCGCCTCGCCGCCCGCCTCAGCTTCCACCGCCTCCCCGCGCTCGTCCCCGCCGAGCTGTCCGGCAACGCGGGCCTGATCGGCGCCGCCCTTCGCGCCCGGGAGCTCGCATGA
- a CDS encoding 1-phosphofructokinase family hexose kinase gives MILTVTPNPALDLTWHVERLVEGGTHRADTGASRAGGKGLNVARVAHAEGASVLALTTAGGPVGAEFAAELTASGVPHVLVPVAADTRRSIALVDEAAGDTTIVNERGVNPTDAEWGGLLAEVVDRLPGAAVLVVSGSLPPGAPESLVPMLVAVGADARVPVIVDTSGPALLRAADAGATVLKPNAAELAEATGIADPVEDARSLLARGAELVLLSLGADGMLAVTATDLLHARLDEPLSGNPTGAGDAAVAACAVLTAEGERDPEVILRRATAWSAAAVLMPLAGDISPRWRALEEQLRVSRPDPASFRKDPS, from the coding sequence ATGATCCTCACCGTCACCCCGAACCCCGCTCTCGACCTCACCTGGCACGTGGAGCGCCTCGTGGAGGGAGGGACGCACCGCGCCGACACCGGGGCGTCCCGCGCCGGCGGCAAGGGTCTCAACGTCGCGCGGGTCGCGCATGCCGAGGGGGCCTCCGTCCTCGCGCTGACCACGGCCGGCGGTCCGGTCGGCGCGGAGTTCGCCGCGGAGCTCACGGCCAGCGGGGTGCCCCATGTGCTCGTGCCCGTCGCGGCCGACACGCGTCGCAGCATCGCCCTCGTCGACGAGGCCGCGGGCGACACCACGATCGTCAACGAGCGAGGGGTGAACCCGACCGATGCCGAGTGGGGCGGGCTTCTTGCGGAGGTCGTCGACCGGCTTCCCGGCGCCGCGGTCCTCGTCGTCTCAGGGAGCCTTCCGCCCGGGGCGCCGGAGTCGCTCGTGCCGATGCTCGTCGCGGTGGGTGCGGACGCCCGCGTCCCGGTGATCGTCGACACCTCCGGCCCGGCCCTCCTGCGCGCCGCCGACGCCGGGGCGACCGTGCTCAAGCCCAACGCCGCGGAGCTCGCCGAGGCCACCGGGATCGCCGACCCCGTCGAGGACGCGCGCTCGCTGCTGGCCCGCGGTGCCGAGCTCGTGCTCCTGTCGCTCGGTGCCGACGGCATGCTCGCGGTCACCGCGACCGATCTCCTGCACGCCCGACTCGACGAGCCGCTCTCCGGCAACCCGACCGGCGCCGGAGACGCCGCGGTCGCGGCCTGCGCCGTGCTCACCGCGGAGGGCGAGCGCGACCCCGAGGTCATCCTCCGTCGCGCGACCGCGTGGTCGGCAGCCGCCGTCCTCATGCCGCTCGCCGGCGACATCTCCCCCCGCTGGCGCGCGCTCGAGGAGCAGCTTCGCGTCTCCCGCCCCGACCCCGCCTCCTTCCGGAAGGACCCTTCGTGA
- a CDS encoding class II fructose-bisphosphate aldolase: protein MTLVSARELVSAAATAGTGIGAFNVIHLETAEGLVRASALAQLPVILQISQNCADYHGGLEPVALATLAAARRAETPVAVHLDHAERPELVDEAVALGFGSVMFDGGALPYDENVAVTAEVAARARAAGVYVEGELGEVGGKDGAHAPGVRTDPDEARAFVAATGVDALAVAVGSSHAMTDRTASLDLDLIGRLRAALRGAAADGTDVPLVLHGSSGVADAVIADAVRAGMTKVNVSTHLNGFFTRAVREVLAADDRLVDSRKYLAPARAALADEAARMLRLFALLPSQNPAPVAEVPGTAATSTRNDDR, encoded by the coding sequence GTGACCCTCGTCTCCGCTCGGGAACTCGTCTCCGCGGCTGCCACCGCCGGCACCGGCATCGGCGCGTTCAACGTCATCCACCTGGAGACCGCGGAGGGCCTCGTGCGGGCCTCCGCGCTCGCCCAGCTCCCCGTGATCCTGCAGATCTCGCAGAACTGCGCCGACTACCACGGCGGTCTGGAGCCGGTCGCCCTCGCGACGCTCGCCGCGGCACGACGCGCGGAGACCCCGGTGGCGGTGCACCTCGATCACGCGGAGCGGCCGGAGCTCGTGGACGAGGCCGTGGCCCTCGGCTTCGGCTCGGTCATGTTCGACGGCGGCGCGCTGCCCTACGACGAGAACGTGGCGGTCACCGCCGAGGTCGCCGCCCGGGCCCGCGCGGCGGGGGTGTACGTGGAGGGCGAGCTCGGCGAGGTGGGCGGGAAGGACGGCGCCCACGCCCCCGGTGTGCGCACCGATCCGGACGAGGCGCGGGCGTTCGTGGCCGCCACCGGCGTGGACGCCCTCGCCGTGGCCGTGGGGTCGTCGCACGCCATGACCGACCGCACCGCCTCCCTCGACCTCGACCTCATCGGCCGCCTGCGTGCGGCTCTGCGTGGCGCCGCCGCGGACGGGACCGACGTGCCCCTCGTGCTGCACGGCTCGTCCGGAGTGGCCGACGCCGTGATCGCCGATGCCGTGCGCGCCGGGATGACGAAGGTCAACGTCTCCACCCACCTCAACGGCTTCTTCACCCGGGCGGTCCGCGAGGTGCTCGCCGCCGACGACCGTCTCGTCGACTCCCGCAAGTACCTCGCTCCCGCCCGCGCCGCCCTCGCGGACGAAGCGGCCCGGATGCTGCGACTGTTCGCCCTGCTGCCGTCGCAGAATCCCGCTCCGGTCGCAGAGGTTCCCGGCACGGCTGCGACCTCGACGCGAAACGACGACCGGTGA